CCATAACGTGCTGCATGGTCAATATGATTGGATGAATGATCCAACGCTGAACTCGCAAACGTTTGAATGGGATAATGCGTGTAGCTCGGAATCATGGAAGCGCGTGCATAATTACGAACACCATACTTACACTAATATTGTCGGCAAAGATCGTGATTTTGGTTATGGATTACTACGCTTAAGTGATGATTTTTCTTGGCGTCTACGTAATACATGGCAGTTTGGTACTTACCTGGTGCTCAGTACTTTATTTCAATGGGGGATCGCATTCCATGAAATGGCTGGTGAACGGGTATTCTTTGGTAAGAAAAAAGCGGGTCGTGAATCACACGTTGATGTTGAGCAATTAAAGAAAGTATTCTATAGCAAATCAACGCGTCAAATTCTGAAAGATTACGTTATCTTCCCACTCTTAGCTGGTCCATTTTTTGTGATGGTATTGCTGGGTAATTTAGCGGCTAATTTACTGCGTAACTTTTGGACTTCAACTATTATTTTCTGTGGTCACTTTCCAACAGAAGTGTATACCTTCACCGAAAAAGAATGTGAAAATGAATCGCGTGGGCATTGGTATTATCGTCAAATATTAGGTTCAGCAAATTTAACTGGCCCTAAATGGTTCCATATTTTAACAGGTCATTTAAGCTGCCAGGTAGAGCATCATTTATTTCCAGAAGTACCTGCACATCGTTATGTTGAAATGTCGAAAGAAGTGCAAGTTATTGCGGCTAAATACGGCATTGCTTATAACACTGGTAGTTTCTTTAGCCAGTATGCTTCGGTCGTACAACGGGTTATTTATTTCTCATTCCCTGTGGGTAAAGTGACAGGTAAGAAAGCGGCGCTGTATCCACGATTTTAATCAGCTAAGCTAATAGAAATAATAGAAATAATAGAAATAAAAAAGCCTGACGGTTAACTACAGTCAGGCTTTTTTGTGTCATCAAATTTTAGCTATTTATTCATTCTGTCATCTAACTACTTACTGGTGCCACGACAATTGTGGCCAGTTTTGAACTTGTGCATGCTGGGCTAATTGTGGGCAAGGGTTAACAACATGCGGATATTGGCTAAATAAGCATAACGGCAGATCGTTAATCGAATCAGTATAAAAGTAGCTGTCGGTATAGATTGCGGTTTGTTCTGCCAACCAAGATTGTAACCGGATGACTTTACCATGACGGTAACTGGCAACACCAAGAATATTAGCCGTGTAGCAGTCATCTTCTATCTGCATATCAATCCCCATCGCATGCTCAACACCTAGTTTTATCGCTACTTTTTTAACAATAAAACTCACCGTTGCTGAGATTAATACCGTGGTTATATTATCTTTTTTTAGTTGTTCTAGCAGTTGTTGTGCTTGTGGGAATACGGTCGGCATAATGTATGTTTCGACACATTCATCAACCAAGCTATCAACTTGCTGTGTAGTCAAATGTGCAAGCGGTGCCATGGCAAAATTAAGGTATTCTGGCATATCCAATTCACCGGCAGAATAAAGGCCCATTAAGCGTTTATCTTCAGCTAAAAAATTGCTGTCGGTGACGATACCTTTCTCGACTAAAAATTGATGCCATAACATGGCGCTATCAGCACCAATTAACGTTTCGTCTAAATCAAAAATATACAGTGGTTGGCTCATAGGAGGCTCTCTTAACTGACCTGTTGTAATTCGTTTAGGTTAAACAATAGTTCTAGCGGTGTACCCGTCGCGAATAAGCGTTCTGATGAACGATTTAATAAATCGACGGTAATATCACAGCCTTTTACATCGACCTGATAACGGATCACATTTCCCAATAATTGGTGGTTTTTAATGACACCTTGAGTTGGGCGAGAAATATGCGCACCATAATCACGGCCTGATTCACGTACATAAATTGATTCAGGGCGGATAGCTAATTTATTTTTAATGCTCACCCCAAGTACATCTTGCGCTTGCTGCGCTGATAATAAATTATAATTACCCATGAATCCGGCCACAAATTCATTGTGGGGCTGAGTATAAATTTGTTCGGCACTGCCTTGTTGTACAATCGAGCCTTCATTCATCAAAAAGATACGATCAGACATGGTCATAGCCTCTTCTTGATCATGGGTTACAAATACTGTCGTCAGGTTAAGTTCTTTTTGAATATCACATATTTGTTGGCGTAAATGTTTACGGATACGGGCATCCAACGCTGACAGGGGTTCATCAAGTAATAAAATATTTGGCTGTACGACTAATGCACGCGCTAAGGCGACACGTTGTCTTTGTCCACCTGATAACTGGTGTGGGTGCTGGTTTTCTTTACCTTTTAATTCAACTAATTCAATGACGCGTGCCACTTGTTTCGCAATCTCATCTTTATGCAGTTTTTTCATTTTTAAACCGAAGGCGATGTTATTCGCTACGGTCATATTAGGAAATAAAGCATACGACTGAAACACCATGCCGATATCTCTTTTCTGCGGTGCTAAGTCGGTAATGTTTTGCTCTCCAACCCATATTTCACCAGTATCGACACTATTAAGTCCGGCGAGGCTACGTAACAAGGTTGATTTACCACAGCCACTCGGACCGAGTAAGGTAACAAATTCACCTTGGGCGATGTGGAAGTTAATGTCAGAAAATACGGTATTACTACCAAAGCTTTTTTGTAGATTTTTTACAGTAACAAAACTCATTATTGAGCTCCTCGGCTAATACGGCTGGCCAACCAAGTGAAAAGGAAAATAAAGGCGAAATAAGTCATGACTAATGCAGACGTGAAATGACCACTGGTTTGACGCATGTTATATAAATAGATTTGCAGGGTTTCATAACGCGTCCCCACCAAAATGTTCGAAAATACAAATTCACCCAATAAGAACGAGAAAGATAAAAACAGCGACGCGAGCAGTCCTTTCTTCAAGTTAGGCAAAATAATCAGGAAGAAGGCTTGAGCCGTGCTCGCGCCCAGTAAGTGCGCTGCATCCATCAGGTCAGCTAAATTAATCGCTTCAAAACTATTAGCAATGGCGCGATACATGAACGGCAGGGCAATCGTGAAATAAGTACCGATTAAGATCCACGGCGTACCAACAATTTGTATTGAACTGTCTGCATATATTTGCAGTAAACCGACAGACGACACCACTGGCGGTACCGCAAAAGGTAATAAGATCAGGATATTCATCAAGCCATTTAATTTAGGGAAATAATAAAACACCACAAAAATGGCTGGAATGATCAACAGGGCACTTAATAGTAACGCACTAATACAAACAAGCAGTGAGCGACCAAATGCAGCGATAAAGCGCGGGTCTTGCCATAACTGGCTATACCAATCAGTCGTAAAGCCGTTTGGTAAGATAGTTGCGCCCCAGCTCGATGAAATTGAATATACAAACGTAGCGAGGATCGGAATGATCAATACTGCTATCGTGCTATAAACAATGACTTTATGGAACAGCGAAGAATTAGCGTTTTGCATGGTAACTCCGACTAATAAGTAGTTGGTTTATAAGCGTAATGAACGCCAGTAATAAAATAAGTAATACTGAAATCGCGGCCGCTAGGTTCGGTTCAAGGAAGATATCGCCGGAGACGAGACTGGCAATGCGCACAGTAATGACATTGTAGTTCCCCGATGTTAACGCGTAGATACTGGCATAAGCGCCCATGGCATTGGCAATTAAGATGATAAAGGTGCCAAGCAAGGCTGGTGATAATACCGGTAGACCGATGTAACGCCAGAACTGCCAATTTTTAGCACCAAGCAAAGATGATGCGGCTTGCCAGTCATCACTCAGGGCATCGAATGCAGGGTAGAGTAGTAAGGTCGCAAGTGGCACTTGAAAATAGATATAAATAGCCAGTAATCCCCACTGACCATACAAATTAAAATCATCAATAATGCCGTACTTTTTCAGCAATAACGTCAATGCGCCGTTAAAACCGAGAATAATAATAAAGGCAAACGCCAATGGCACACCGCTAAAGTTAGCGGTCATGTTGGTAAATGAAACGATCAAGTCTCGAGCGCGAGAATCAAAACGACGTAATGAAGACACAAATAATGCCGCAATGATAATAGCGATAAGGCTTGAGGTGACCGCTAGCCACAAGCTGTTACTGAAACCTTGTAGAATAAAAGCGGAATCAAAAATTTCTTGATAATTTTCTAGGCTAAATTCATCTTCATAAATGAAACTATTGAATAATACCCACAGCATAGGGGCAATTTGAAACATAAAAAACAGCAGTGCAAACGGCAATAAGACTAATGCCGGTTTAAATTTAGTTAATCGCAATAGTTTGCGAGTTGACTTGATGTTTGAGGTTTCCACTGCGGGAACTGAAATAGTGTTCATAGACTATTTACACTCTTTTCTACTTGGCTATTCGTGTTTGTGTCGATAGTGCAGGGCTGTTGGCGAATAAGTTCAGGTTGCTTGTTTAATAGCGCTGAATTATAAGATTTACCATGGTCGACCAATCCTAATAGTTGGCAAACGTTGCCACATAACTCGGTTTGTTTCATCGCAGTTGGTTGGTGGCTAAAGCCGTCACCGATAACAAACAAAGGCACTGCGCGTTCTTCGGGTAATATACCGCCGTGGGATTTATCATTGTTCATGCCGTGATCACTGGTGATAAGGATCTGATACCCTGCGTCTAACCAAACATCAACATAGTTAGATAAGATGATATCGGCCCGGCGCGCGGTATTACGATATTGGCTCGAATCTAAACCAAATTTATGGCCAGCATCATCGATGTTCATCGGGTGAATAAGTAAAAAATCAGGGTTGTGTTGTTGACGCAAATTTTCAGCATCTAGAAACACCATTTCATCAGGGTAGTGGTCCATATGATAGAAACAACCATGCTGAATATTTAGGCTTGGAGCGTCAGTAAAGCGATCGCGCACGGCATTGTAAGGGGCGATGTTATATAGCTCACTCATCCAATGATAAGCCGCAGCTGCTGTGGTTAATGATGCTTTCTTCGCTAAACTAAATACGCTGCTATGATGTGACAGGCGGACAATATCATTATTCACTATGCCGCTTTGTGCAGGTGTAACCCCTGTTAATAAACATTCATACAGTGGGCGAGACATTGATGGTAATTCACTGATAACCGGATAAAGTGTTGCTCGATCTTGCTCTATTAATGCATTCAAGTAACCCATGCAATCATGGGCTACTTGATGATTAAGACCATCGAGAACAACAAGAATGACTTTATTGTTCATTAGCTGCTCTTTTAGTGGATGTGAAATAGTATTTTTAGTTAATATGAAAGAGTTCGTTTTTACTGGATATGCAGAAGTACATTTTCTTGCCATTGGCGCGGTAGTTTACGTGCTGTTTTTTCCCAGGCTTTAAAATCAGTGACCGAATGTACATTGTTGTATTGTTCATTTGGTAATAGTTGCGCTTGGATTTCAGCTGGTAGTGTTACGTTGTCACGGATTGGACGTGCATAACCTTGCGCTAAATTAATTTGGCCTTTATCACTGAAAATATATTCACGCGCCAGTTTTGCCGCATTCGGATTTTGAGCATATTTGTTGATAATAGTGGTGTAACCAGATATCACTGAACCATCTTGTGGAATTGATACTGTGAAACGGCTGCGGTCGATTTGATCGCGATAGTTCAAGGCATTAAAGTCCCAAAGAATAGCCACTTCAACTTCGCCTTTTTCAAGATTAGCTAAGCCAGGATCATTAAGTGATAAACGACCTTGCTTGGCAAGCTTAGAGAAGAATGTGACTGCTGGTTTGATATTTTTTTCGCTGCCACCCAGTGCAAAGGCTGCCGCTAATACAGCGTTGTTCGCTTGTGATGCGATACCGACATCACCGACAGTAACGCGGTAATCACCTTTGAGAATATCGTCCCATGATTTAGGTGGATTTTTAACTAAATTGTTATTGGAAATAAATGAGATAGTACCCGTGTAAGCGAGAGCCCAATGACCGTCTTTATCTTTAGCCCAGTTAGGAATGCTGTCCCAAGTTGTTGGTTTATAAGCTTGTGTTACGCCTTTTTTTACAGCTACACGCGCAAATGCAAAACCTACGTCACCAATATCTGCAGTTGCATTGGTTTTTTCAGCTGAGAATTTAGCAATTTCTTGTGCCGAACTCATATCTGTATCTTGGTGTTTTAAGCCATAGAGCTCGCCCAAGTCAGCCCAAGTTCCTTTCCAGTTCGCCCAGCTATCTGGCATGCCGACACTGTATACAGCCCCTTCTTTTTTTGCTGCGCTAATCACTGAATCAAGATTATCATTGGCATTTACAACTGTAGTCATCAAACTTGCGATTAATGTAGTACTGGTTAGTAATGTTTTCATTATCTCTATCTTCCTAGGCAGGTGAGTAAGTACGCTGTGCATGTTATGTTTTTTATGTGACAGCTTTTATGCATTTTTATGACGTTTTAATGACAGCTTAATTAAACTGTAATAATGATTATTTTTTATTTTAATAAGTAACTTATCTTAAATATGAGTATTATTTATTAGCATAATGAGCTGGCAAGCGGTACTTTTGTGGTAGGTATGACCATTCGTATTTTTGCGGTTTCGATTTGTATTTTTGTCCTGTATGATCGCTCGTCCATTAGCAACAGAAGGTTGAACTAATAAGGATGTGAATGTTCATTAAGTTAATTAATGTCAAAAGCAATATCACTAGAAAAAAAACTGCTATTAATAGCTGTAAGTTTATCTTTATTATTTATAGGGTTAAGCACGAGTTATTTTTTATATGTCCGTAATAATGTAATCGATCAACGTCGATGTGCATTGGAACCCCGCATTCATTTTATCGGCACTCTCATTAACGGTTATTATCAACGTTACCTTGACGGTGACTTGAGTTTGGCTCAAGCACAGCAACAAGCGATCGACGAAATTCATCAGATTAACCAAGTAAATAAAAATTACATTTTTGTATTTAATGATGATTATCTACTTTTAGAATCAGTGAATAATGCGACGATGCGGAATCAGAACGTCAAAGAAGCTCGTGATATCAATGGTGTTAAGTTATATCAATTATTGTATAAAGAGGCTGTATATCGTCAAAATGGGGGCTACTCGCATTATTTTTACCACTTTAATGCCGACGGTACGGAGCAAAAGAAAATCTCTTATAGCCAATACTTTAAACCTTGGGGCTGGATCTATGGTGAAGGTGTTTATATCCTCGACGTCGATACGTCTATTTTCAATATGATGACATCATACTAGACCGATATTTCAACGTTATATTGTCATCAAAAAACCTCAGTTTGCTGGGGTTTTGTTGTTTCTGACATCGACTTTTCTACTGCATTAATCAATATCGCTCTACATCTTGTCCCCGTTAGTATTAGGATTGGCCTTATTATTGCACGTAAAACGAAATTACCAATATTTTGACGGTGTGAGCAAGGAATAGAAGATGAGAAAATTAGTAATAACTTCACTAGTGGCAAGTGTAATGCTATCTGGCTGCGGCAGTGGTGGCGGTGATAGTAGTAATTCAGATTCCGGTTCTACACCAATCACTAAGTATGCGTTTCAGTTTGTGCAATTAGTTGAACGAGATGAAGGTACAGGTACTGCTAGTTGTACTCTGTTTGATGTTGACGGTCAGACGGCAGGCAAAGAAACATATGCAAGGGTAGCCAAAGATGTCACGGTAAAAATTTATGATGAGGATGGTAATTTTGTAGAAGATTTATCAGACTCGGTTAGTGATGTTGGTGTATTAAATGTTGCTAAAAATGATATAGAGGATGGCGGTTATTTATCTATTATTGACTCGCCGAGTACTGAAGATAAATACTATAAAGTATTGTCCATCCAGAAAGCATTACTGGGTGATATTCTTATTGAAGTGAACCGAAATCAAGGTGATGTGTCTTGTTATACTACGGATAAAGCCGCAAAACTAGATACTGGTTATGCTTCGGTGCATACCACTGCTATTACCGCGAATGCTTATGCTTTTAACTCATCACAGAGTGAGCTTGCAGCCGATATTGCGACGAGTAAAGAAGTCAGTGCATTTGATAGTGAAGATGTACTTGTACGCGCCTATAATAACGGTTCATTAGTTGACTATGTGTTTGTACCAACGCTAACATCAGTTCAATATAAGGATCCAGTGCCTTTATCTGGTGTTGCTTTTTCTACGTATAATTGGACTATTGGATTAAATAATGATGAGCTCGATACGCTATCGGTACGGTTAAATCAAGGTGATTATAGTTATCCATGGATTGATGCAACATTTGTTACGGCTACGGGTGTGACAACTGATTTTGCTTACGTAGACACCGAAATGAGTTGGAGTTACAGCGCTACAGGTACAACAACACTAAATTGGAACTTCAAACATAATGGTACATTATCCACCACGTTAGACGTGCAATTACCAACAGAGTTAATCATCAGTGATAACGATCCTGCAATTAATACAGTGGCTTCCAATTTTGTGTTTCAAGCACAGGGTATTGATTCTACATTAACGCGTTTACAAAGGAGTGAATATGACATTCTTTATAACAGTTCGAACACATTAAACCATGTTATTTATAGCGAAGTTGCAAGTGGTGAAGATGTGGTTATTCCAAACCTTGCGTTGGCTAACTTAGACGATCCGGAGCTGGGTGCTATTAATTTGACTATAGCGGTATTATCGGCTGATACACTAACGACTGATTTACAAACATTGTTCATGTATGAACATGCAGCCTCAGATTTGGTTTCTGTTGTGTTGTCGCCTGCGGATACGGTGCAAAATAATAAAACCAAATACACGAACACTTATACTTTGCTCAATCGTTAATACGCACAATGTAAATACTGGTTATTTACAAAACCCCTTGTAAGTTATTAATGCTCACAACACCTCAGCCTGCTGGGGTGTTGTTGTTTTTTGTCATTATAATCGATGACAGGAAGGATGAATAGATCGCGTAATTCGACGAAAATAGTTGCCGTTATGGTTGCCAATGAATGAAATAACTAGGTAGACTGAAGACTTGATTTGTTGTGATATTAAGATATTCAAATAGTGAGTTTAGCGCGACAAGGAGTTGCAGATGTTGGTCTATAGCCTAGAAATGATATGCATTGTCGCGTTCGCACTCAGTGGTGTATTGGTTGAATCTAATCGGGGTAAAGATATAGTCAGTATCATGATGCTAGGTTGGATCACGGCGTTAGGCGGTGGCACCTTGAGGGATCTTATTTTATCGGCGGAAACTATTTTTTGGATCCGCGATCCGAGTTATTTCTGGACCGCATTACTCAGTGCCGTTATTGGCTTTTTCACTATTACCCATATCCGTAAAAACCGCCTTAATAAACTGATCATTATGTTTGATACTATTGGCGTATCGCTATTTTCAGTACTTGTCACCCAACAGTTATACAGCGGTGGTTATGCTGCTTATGTGGCAGTGTCTATGGGTATTGTCACCGCTATTTTTGGTGGGGTATTACGGGATATTCTCGCTCATCGGCAAACCTTATTTAATAATACCGAACTGTACGCTACGCCGATTATTTTAGGCTGTTGTTTGTATATCTTGTTGGTGAACTTAGCTGTCGATACGATAGTAGCTGCGCTGAGTTGTATGATATTTATCGTCGCTGTACGTTGGTATATCGTGGTTAAAAGAATCCATTTCCCGGCATTTCTATTATTAAAATGATGGTATCGTGAATTAAAATAATCATACGGTGAGAGTTTAATGCTTGTGCAGCTTTATGATCTGACATCGTTGGGTTATGGTGCTATATGTATATTTTTAGATAACAAAGGTGGCGAAAACTATCATGACTAAACCAACAGCCAAGCAAAATATAAATCAATCTAATCATGTTGCTAATGAACTGCTTGTTGATGAACCGATCGTGGTTGAAAGTTATTTAGTCTCGCAACCGTGGCGTGCACTATTACTTTTGGCGGGTTGTCTTGCTGTTACTTTAGGTGTGCTTGGTATTTTCTTACCACTGCTACCAACGGTGCCATTTTTATTATTAGCCGCTGCTTGCTTTAGTCGTTCTTCACGCAAACTACAATTATGGTTGTTTAACCATCATTATCTTGGTCCTTACTTAACTAACTATTTATTGCGTAAAGGCATCAGTAAAAAGCAGTTACTGAGTTCACTCTCGAGTATGTGGTTGGCGATGTTGTTAGCGATCTATTTTGCCCCTATCTGGTATGTGAAAATACTATTAGTGATCACGGCTTGTCTTGTTAGCCGTCACCTTCTATCCTTACAACGCTTACCATAATCACCAGTTTTATTATTTTTATATGGCATTTTGGCTTAAATATCCGCATAAACTGAAGTGAAGTACTAATTATTTTATATAAAACGCATTTTCTTTCTATTTCTGCTAACTAACTCATATTATTTTCGTATCTTTAATGTAACACTCTCGCAGCATTAAATTTCGTAAGTTAAGAGGCCCTTGGTATGTTTAAAGCGTTAGATGCACTTTCTCCGTCGTTTATAGATCGTCCTATGGATGAACTTTGGCAGTTAATATCTCCTTTATATATGGTTGATGAGTCAAAATGGTTAGCAGAATTGCTACCAATGGCCCGCCCATCTGCAGAAGAGAAATCTCAGATCACCACCAATGCAACTGTGTTAATCGAACGCGTGCGCGCTGATAAACAAGCTATTCAAATGATTGATGCCTTGTTATTGGAATACAGCCTAGATACCAAAGAAGGTATCTTGTTGATGTGTCTTGCTGAAGCCTTGATGCGTATTCCTGATGCGGCAACAGCGGATGCATTAATCCGTGACAAATTAAGCGTAGCAGATTGGAAATCACATTTAAAAAATTCTGATTCGAC
This genomic window from Moritella sp. F3 contains:
- a CDS encoding acyl-CoA desaturase, which produces MATLDTKFSQKLNEEQLEQLAIDLDGVKAKAMEQVGSTDERYIKKIVRLQRSLEIAGRICLVLGFMSLYFWGVGVLLLSASKILDNMEIGHNVLHGQYDWMNDPTLNSQTFEWDNACSSESWKRVHNYEHHTYTNIVGKDRDFGYGLLRLSDDFSWRLRNTWQFGTYLVLSTLFQWGIAFHEMAGERVFFGKKKAGRESHVDVEQLKKVFYSKSTRQILKDYVIFPLLAGPFFVMVLLGNLAANLLRNFWTSTIIFCGHFPTEVYTFTEKECENESRGHWYYRQILGSANLTGPKWFHILTGHLSCQVEHHLFPEVPAHRYVEMSKEVQVIAAKYGIAYNTGSFFSQYASVVQRVIYFSFPVGKVTGKKAALYPRF
- a CDS encoding HAD family phosphatase — its product is MSQPLYIFDLDETLIGADSAMLWHQFLVEKGIVTDSNFLAEDKRLMGLYSAGELDMPEYLNFAMAPLAHLTTQQVDSLVDECVETYIMPTVFPQAQQLLEQLKKDNITTVLISATVSFIVKKVAIKLGVEHAMGIDMQIEDDCYTANILGVASYRHGKVIRLQSWLAEQTAIYTDSYFYTDSINDLPLCLFSQYPHVVNPCPQLAQHAQVQNWPQLSWHQ
- a CDS encoding ABC transporter ATP-binding protein, translated to MSFVTVKNLQKSFGSNTVFSDINFHIAQGEFVTLLGPSGCGKSTLLRSLAGLNSVDTGEIWVGEQNITDLAPQKRDIGMVFQSYALFPNMTVANNIAFGLKMKKLHKDEIAKQVARVIELVELKGKENQHPHQLSGGQRQRVALARALVVQPNILLLDEPLSALDARIRKHLRQQICDIQKELNLTTVFVTHDQEEAMTMSDRIFLMNEGSIVQQGSAEQIYTQPHNEFVAGFMGNYNLLSAQQAQDVLGVSIKNKLAIRPESIYVRESGRDYGAHISRPTQGVIKNHQLLGNVIRYQVDVKGCDITVDLLNRSSERLFATGTPLELLFNLNELQQVS
- a CDS encoding ABC transporter permease; the encoded protein is MQNANSSLFHKVIVYSTIAVLIIPILATFVYSISSSWGATILPNGFTTDWYSQLWQDPRFIAAFGRSLLVCISALLLSALLIIPAIFVVFYYFPKLNGLMNILILLPFAVPPVVSSVGLLQIYADSSIQIVGTPWILIGTYFTIALPFMYRAIANSFEAINLADLMDAAHLLGASTAQAFFLIILPNLKKGLLASLFLSFSFLLGEFVFSNILVGTRYETLQIYLYNMRQTSGHFTSALVMTYFAFIFLFTWLASRISRGAQ
- a CDS encoding ABC transporter permease subunit, which produces MNTISVPAVETSNIKSTRKLLRLTKFKPALVLLPFALLFFMFQIAPMLWVLFNSFIYEDEFSLENYQEIFDSAFILQGFSNSLWLAVTSSLIAIIIAALFVSSLRRFDSRARDLIVSFTNMTANFSGVPLAFAFIIILGFNGALTLLLKKYGIIDDFNLYGQWGLLAIYIYFQVPLATLLLYPAFDALSDDWQAASSLLGAKNWQFWRYIGLPVLSPALLGTFIILIANAMGAYASIYALTSGNYNVITVRIASLVSGDIFLEPNLAAAISVLLILLLAFITLINQLLISRSYHAKR
- a CDS encoding alkaline phosphatase family protein, whose product is MNNKVILVVLDGLNHQVAHDCMGYLNALIEQDRATLYPVISELPSMSRPLYECLLTGVTPAQSGIVNNDIVRLSHHSSVFSLAKKASLTTAAAAYHWMSELYNIAPYNAVRDRFTDAPSLNIQHGCFYHMDHYPDEMVFLDAENLRQQHNPDFLLIHPMNIDDAGHKFGLDSSQYRNTARRADIILSNYVDVWLDAGYQILITSDHGMNNDKSHGGILPEERAVPLFVIGDGFSHQPTAMKQTELCGNVCQLLGLVDHGKSYNSALLNKQPELIRQQPCTIDTNTNSQVEKSVNSL
- a CDS encoding ABC transporter substrate-binding protein; translation: MKTLLTSTTLIASLMTTVVNANDNLDSVISAAKKEGAVYSVGMPDSWANWKGTWADLGELYGLKHQDTDMSSAQEIAKFSAEKTNATADIGDVGFAFARVAVKKGVTQAYKPTTWDSIPNWAKDKDGHWALAYTGTISFISNNNLVKNPPKSWDDILKGDYRVTVGDVGIASQANNAVLAAAFALGGSEKNIKPAVTFFSKLAKQGRLSLNDPGLANLEKGEVEVAILWDFNALNYRDQIDRSRFTVSIPQDGSVISGYTTIINKYAQNPNAAKLAREYIFSDKGQINLAQGYARPIRDNVTLPAEIQAQLLPNEQYNNVHSVTDFKAWEKTARKLPRQWQENVLLHIQ
- a CDS encoding cache domain-containing protein codes for the protein MSKAISLEKKLLLIAVSLSLLFIGLSTSYFLYVRNNVIDQRRCALEPRIHFIGTLINGYYQRYLDGDLSLAQAQQQAIDEIHQINQVNKNYIFVFNDDYLLLESVNNATMRNQNVKEARDINGVKLYQLLYKEAVYRQNGGYSHYFYHFNADGTEQKKISYSQYFKPWGWIYGEGVYILDVDTSIFNMMTSY
- a CDS encoding trimeric intracellular cation channel family protein, whose protein sequence is MLVYSLEMICIVAFALSGVLVESNRGKDIVSIMMLGWITALGGGTLRDLILSAETIFWIRDPSYFWTALLSAVIGFFTITHIRKNRLNKLIIMFDTIGVSLFSVLVTQQLYSGGYAAYVAVSMGIVTAIFGGVLRDILAHRQTLFNNTELYATPIILGCCLYILLVNLAVDTIVAALSCMIFIVAVRWYIVVKRIHFPAFLLLK
- a CDS encoding YbaN family protein; its protein translation is MTKPTAKQNINQSNHVANELLVDEPIVVESYLVSQPWRALLLLAGCLAVTLGVLGIFLPLLPTVPFLLLAAACFSRSSRKLQLWLFNHHYLGPYLTNYLLRKGISKKQLLSSLSSMWLAMLLAIYFAPIWYVKILLVITACLVSRHLLSLQRLP